Within Ipomoea triloba cultivar NCNSP0323 chromosome 9, ASM357664v1, the genomic segment CTCTGGGAACTTGACTTAAACCGTTTGGTACCAGGAAGGGATTACGAGATTGATGTTGGGGAAGGCAAAAAGGTTCACCAAAAGCAGGATATGGCAGAAGGAAACTTGTTTTCCTGGCTGAGTGAGGATGTTCTGCAGAAGCCTACTTATTCTCGCTTCTGTGCTCTTTTAGATAATTACAATCCGCGTGAGGGATATAAAGAAAATGTAACAACTCAAGAACAGCAAGAGCAGTTGGCGTTCATAGAGGAGATCAGTAGAACTGCACCTATAAAATATCTCCATAAGTATCTGTCAGCAAAGCGTATGGTTTCTGAAAATTATCAGGAGTTCAAGAGAATGTTGAAAAGTCTCTGGTTTGACCTTTATGGCCGAGGTGGTACATCTGGTTCTTCTTCTGCTTTTGAACATGTTTTTGTTGGAGAAATCAAACAGCGTGGAGAGGAAGAAGTTTCAGGTTTCCATAATTGGCTTCAGGTAAAATTGTTCCATTATTAAGCTAACTAAAGCAACAATTTTCACCTTTTATGGTAATCCAACCTCTTCCTGGACAATTTCAATCTTGTTCATACAAAGTTAATAAGGCTccacttatgttgttctttgcaGTTCTATTTAGAGGAAGCAAAGGGCAATGTAGACTATCAAGGATACATCTTTCCTCGAAGGCGGGGAGAAATAGTATGTgatcttgtttctttctttctgaTCTGCAAGATTGTGATTTTGAAATCTTAGTAAATTTCCTAAAGCCTTTCCATGTCTCTTTAGATGACATTTCACCTCCTTATCTGAACTTCAAACTTCTTCAGttttaattaaagtaaaattaCAAGCCATAAGTTATGGTAATTTTCAGAAACCATACGCTTGAAGTTCAGATAAAGTGAAACCGACCGATGCTCACACCTAGCCATAACATAGCAATTCCATTTTATTAGATCCAAGAATTAGAATAAATTGGACAAACCAACAATTAGTAACTACATAATAAACCACACAAGTAATCAATATACTCTACCTAAGAGTTGGACTCTAGACATAATGCTCTAAATGCACCTAACCTTCTGATTCAGTAAAAGCATCCAATTATTATTTGGAAATTTATAGGTTCTTGCTTCATGAGTATGATGCTGTAGAGCAAGAGATGTTTTATAGCcagttttatgtttttataCGTCTTTATCTAAATTATTCAGcttcttacatttttttttctcttcccaTCTCCAATTACAGCCTGACTCGGAGACTCAGTTGCTCACAATTCAGTTTGAATGGAACGGTGTACTGAAATCTGTATCAAGCACTTTGGTTGGAGTGAGCCCGGAGTTTGAGCTCGCCATCTATACTCTGTGTTTCTTTGCGGGAGGGCAGGAGAACCATGTTGAGCTTGGTCCATACTCTGTCAATATCAAGTGCTATCACCTGGGAGACAACATTGGATCTGCTTTCCCAGTGGCTGAATGTTGAATATAAGGTAATCATATTTTATACCGTGTGAAaacatacataatttacatCCAGATTTATCAAACATTTGTAAGAATATGTATTTCAAGGAGAGGTGTTGGTGCTGTATCTTTTCAGTAAACATTGTTGGAACTCATGGTTTATCACTAAACATAACAGTTTACATGACATGTAGTCTAGAGAAGTATTTTGGATCAGTATATCAATGGATTGTTGGTTTCAATTAAGTTCATGTTATTTAAGAATAGGTGTGTAATTACTGGATTGACAAATAATTTACCACAGGATGTTGACGTTGCAATATCCTGTGGATGGTAAGGGATTGCTTCTcccaaaaaggttgaatccccaccCTAAGGGTCCCCCAATCCCGGCCCGACAGGACATTTGGGAGAatgtaaatcacggtgactcaatGGTTCAATAGACAAGATCAAATGCCCGTGCACACAAGGGATCTGTTCACTTTGATCCATTGAGCTAAGCCAAATATTGTCTATTGAACCATTGAGCTAAGCCCGTGCAGGTATGATCTGTTCCTATGATTTGTTGGGGGATTTCTCACAAGGATTGCTCCTATAATTTGTTGGGGGACTTGTCCAAATCCCTTATTCTCCCCAATCAAACCAATTGCAGGATTAAAGAGTGAGTCCTATTTGCTTTTCCCCCAAGTTTGTCATTTGCACCCTTAGATTAGAAAACTTTGCTCTATTCAAATTTGGTCTTGGCACAATGGAAAGGAGCACACGCTTGAAAACAATGACTAGAGAAAATGGTTGAATCATGTAAACAATCCAGTACTACTCTGGCTATGTCTTCCCTAATCTTCAAGACGCAACTAGTGTATCAACATGAATAAAATTTCCAGGTGTTTATAACTCCACCATTAGTCCATTCCAGAGCTTCCATTACACATGAAGCATGCCCTCAAGTCCAAAGCACTTAAAAACACGGTCACCAAATTACATTTTGAATCCAGAGCTTCCACAATGAAAATCCTCAAGTATCATAAATCATATGTTTTCAAGGAACATTATCCAGCAAGATACTTGAAAGTTGTCTTGAATCTTGATTGGGATTTAGACTTTTGCAACTAGACTACTTTGCTGTTTATGGAGAGAACCCTTTTGCGTTTGAACCTTGTGAATAGAGCAAAAGATGTTAGGTGAGCACCCCGAAACGGGGTCCAACAGCAACTCGATTCAAGATTAGCCAAAGCCCAATATGGTTCCGTGATATTGGGGATCATGGTACCAAACAAAGAGAAAAGGAATAAAAAGGATTAGGGTAAAAGTACCCTACTGAAAATGGTTACACAAATACAAAACATTTAAAGACACCTCCATGTATCAGAATCTCTCAGCAATAACAAGAACACCTTTCTGTAAGTCTCCACCTCAGCTGTCTTTGAAGTctataatttgttaaaattattttgttatttccAGTTTCATTCTAAAATTCTAATTATCTGTTTGAATTATATCCAACACTAATAGGCATACATATATAAACCCCCACAAATAAGTGTATCAACACCAAAAGTTTCAAAAGAATTACTCCCTAGTCCCTTAATATAGTAATTCCATCACCCctcccattttacatgtctgGTCCCCATTTTACATGTCTGGTTCAATTAAAGAGACTTaactggagttatttttaattcaatttttcataatattaagtttaatatatatatatatatatatatatatatatatatatatatatatatatatatataaacacaaaaaactacattaaaatactattaaacacaaaaaattaaattttaaaaattattaaaaaatactaaaataaataaacaaataaaaagtttgGTTTCACCAATAGATAGTAAACCAAAAACTAGGCATATAGCAACAAGCTATTAATCGTAAGCAAGGAAGACTagtttgagagagagagagagcagttACCGAGGTCAGGAATGTGAAGGAGGTgaagaatcggaatcggaatcgcAATTGTTGTGGCGAAGACTTTCGATGAGGCCTTCGAGCTCCTTTCGTTTGTGCGAGCTACCAGGGTTTGGGTTTAACCAAAATGCAACGTATGGAACTACGGAAGCAGTTGACACCGGTTTTTCACTTTTTTCGTTTGTGACCACCCAATGAATAAATACTGGgagggtaaaatagtaaaattaattgtttttttgaatactactaactcaaTTCCCCACttaggctcaaacccaccacccaccacctcccgtataaagggaagggtttgatgctactagactacaaggtccttggtaaaatagtaaaattaattgttaagtACTCAAATTTCTATAGTAGCTGTGCCATTGGAAAAATAGTTCATGACTCTCAAATTTTCACTCCCAGCTTTTACTCCCACttgttttcaaatttgattggagggagaaaaagagaaattgataaaCATCATGACCCTTactaaattaagcaatcaagtcATGCCATATCATAGGGAATAGAAAATGGGGTAGACTTTGAGATTCCATGTAGAATTACTTATGCCATTAGCTGGCGCTTGGATTAAAATGAGACTACTTGAACTTATGATCTTCTTTTTAGAATGATAATAGTGATGTTATCAAATCATAAGGTGCTTGACTTGAACTTGATTTAATTAGTATCAAGTTTGATTAACGGGTTGAGTATACACAATATTCATCATTTTTTGAAGCATTTAATATGTAGTTGATTTGATCAcaatttaaacatttaaaatgaGTGTTTGATAAACAATTGATGTCAATTGTTCAAAGAATGCAATTTGGAATAACTTTTTAATATCAATTGATTGGATTTTAGACATTAGCTTGTTAATGAGTGATGAGGGCGGAGCCAGAAAAAATTTTCAGTGGGAGCGAATGAAAACAAGCCTACTGCTGTATAAAGAGGACCTCCGTTGCTAACAAGATTCGAGAACCTTCGCCCATTTCTTAGTGAAATCACGGACCAACCAACTAatcaattgtttatatatatttgttttcttatacttatatctaaaaatgtactatatatacatatatacatacacgggctatatatggggtgagGGTTGGGTGAACGGGGGCAGCTGTCCCCACTGTCCCCATACTGGCTCCGCCAGTGATGAGCGATACGATCACGACAAAAGTATAATGGAATTAAAATATCTtatttaagtaatttttttgaatactatttaAGTAATTATTTAATCTTACTATAcaagttagaaaaaaaaaaactaaattaaattagtttcaatattttattattgttgtacATGTAAATACATTGAAGATCTTCTGTAGAGTATATTCCTACTTCCTAGATTACTAAATTGGCTAATGgctatatataacttttttgtaAAAGTAAAAAGGGTGCCTTAGTGGATGCCAATAGtgattcaaaataaattagatATTCTTCCTTTTGGATTCCACCAAACATTTCCCATTCTTCTTTGCCCCTTTTTCCATTAAAAGATACTTTTAATAAAGACCAAGTCCAACCATTATTATAGGCTCACCATACGCGGGTTCGAGTTAGAGAAGTTTCATCTCAACACAAAGTGATcggtttatttttttatagagttaattccagcaatggtcctccgactatgttgactttttaaaattagtctccgacttttaatttggacaattttggtcccttgactttcaaattattttcaatgttggtcctttcgtcaaattttggttaaattgaagTCAAATGAAGAGGTAAAATTGTCCattcacttgtatactcgtatttcttctgtcctatacgctatatatatgaatataatatcaatcgaagagacatcgaatgagattatatggcttcgattgagacttcgactgagattatattcatatatacagcgtataggatatgagaaatacgagtaataatacactaaacatgtgaacggacaattttaaccattcatttgacctcaatttaactaaaatttgacgaaaggaccaacattggaaagaatttgaaagtcaagggacctaaattgtccaaattaaaagtcagggactaattttaaaaaatcaaaaaaatcaacatagtcggaggaccatcgttggaattaactctttttttatatttaagtaGTAGTACGTCTCACATTTTGATGAGAAAATGCTAAACTTGAGATGCTGCCCAACAACTTTAATCTCATTCAAAAAACCAATATTTCACTCTCTCTACtttaaagagaagaaaaaaaaaatcaaagatgcAATTCTTTCAAAGGCATCATTGTCTAGTCATATAAACATGACTTTAAATAACAGGTCTCATGTATACAGTATAATCTCTAATGCAAAACCAAAAGGGTGTGGTTCAACAGTTAGCCTACACAATACAGAAGCTATATTTACTTGATTCTTGCATTAGTTCTTTTTTACAAAGAAaaattacagaaaaaaaaaaaaagaaaaaaaaagagaaggaacCTCGATGTCGCCCTAATTAGTTACAAGCTTCAATTCCAGAATGACAGAAGGCTAAGGCTTCCCATTTGCCTTCAGCACTTGAGCATCTAAgaccaaaaacaaaatgaaagatAGAAACAACAGAACAAGAAAGTTCGGAAAAAAAGTGTTGGTTATCAGTTGAGTATCAGAGATTTTATGTTAATCAACTTGCCCCGAGCCATAGGGCTCATTTATCTTGCAGTTATCACCCTCTTTtcggggtttttttttttttctgtcagGTTCCTGTGGTACGGTGACGGATTCTAAAATGGCTAGCTATCAACCCGAGGCTTTTGAAGTTTCAAGTTCTGAATCGTCTATCACTTGCTTCAAAATCTCCACGACGTGACTCATTGTAGGCCGGTCTCTTGCATCCTTGTTCAAGCAACTGTCTGCCAGCTTCGCAATCCGTCTTGCAGCCTTGAGAGAGTGTTGGTTTCTGAGGCGCGAATCAATTATCACGCTAAACCTGCTGCTGTCAGCGGGGTATTGCTTCACCCATTCCAAAAGCTTCTGCTCTGAAGAAGGGCGGTTTCTTTCCATAGCCCGTCTACCTGTGATGATTTCGTACAGGACAACTCCAAAGCTCCATACATCAGTCTTCACAGACAAATGCCCGGTTTCAATGTATTCGGGAGCAGTATACCCCATTGTCCCGATAGGCTAACAGCGTGCAAAATGGTTACGCGAATTTAGTAcaatagaaataaaaatgtttCTGGAAAGTATACTTATCATAATTTGTTCATAGTTTTACTTACAGCTGTGGACACGTGAGATTTGTCGCCTGTTGGCCCTTCTCTTGCGAGCCCAAAATCTGAAAGCTTCGCGTTGAAATCCTTGTCCAATAGCACATTTGATGTTTTGAAATCTCGGTAGATCACCTTCACATAATATTAAGTGCAGAGAAAGTTGTTATTGTCTACATTAAGCTTTATAGCAATAGATGCAGTTCAAACCGAAGGACATTTTGAAATCTAGCAAAAATTACGGGCCTATATGTATGCATAACGAACAAAATATTGTGCAGTAGAGCAAAACCAGAGGGCATGAACCGAAACGACATTTTGAAATCTAGGAAGTAAGCTCAAATGCTCTGTATCGACCCTATGTTTACGAATTTCAAGTCCAAGAAGATGTAGTCTAAGCTAAAAAATAGTACCTTCACGTCCAACCCCTCGTGCAAATAAGCTATACCTTGAGCTGCACCGAGGATAATATTTAACCGCGTTCTCCAAGAAATTGTTGGCATGGAGTTGCTAAAAAGATGATCTTCTAAGCTCCTATTGGGCATGTACTCGTAAACCAGCAGGCGTTGGATCCCGTTTCTCCCATCTATTCCACAGTACCCTAAAAGTTTAACGAGGTTAGGGTGTTCCACGACACCGAGGAACTGAACTTCTGCAACCCATTGTTTGTGACCCTACAATATGGATGCACTGTAACATTTAGCTCGAGCTGTAGAGAAATTAATGCATCCCCTATTAGAAACCACCACCAAGAAATAACTGTTAATCGTTTAAAATGACTTTTAAAGAGAGAACTGTTTTTCTACAGGAAGGAAATTCACACATGTTCCATGTTCAATCGCTATTCTCTCATGCATCACATGCCAAAATATGCAGTGAGTTGCATATATATCCACCACTACATTGCATAAAGGCACATACAATTTATCAATAGTAACTAACTAACTACAATAGATCAATTTCCAGCCAAGTTCCGGGCACCAACCGAACCCGAAAGTTTGGGAAACAAAGCTTTATGCCTTGGCTAAGGATTCCTAAAGGAACTTAGAAACAACTCGATCCACATAAACTCCAAGATCAGCTAAGATCCTAGTAAGAAATACAAGAGTGCCCCGTGGGCTAACtcagttagtttgaccaatcaCCCTAAACCCTTGCTCCAGCGGCCATGTGGGGTTTGAATCCCAATGGGGACCTGTGGGTTGGGAAACATTGACCGACCACTTGACTGAAGACCCTTTGTGGGCAGAGTGCACATGCAAGGAGTGAGAACCCGGGGACTAACGTGCCACTCGTGAGTATGGCATAAGCTGGAaacctaatgtatcaaaaaaaataCCAGAGTGACCTTGCATTCCCAAGTCTTTATGCATTTTCTATCATGCCCAGAACACATAAACCCAAAATTTTCCCCATAGTTTTCTACCAGTAACACAAAAACCAGATATAGAATACATCAGTCCAAGAATAACTAGTAACTACAAGTCAAGAAAATCCacttcaaaatttcaaattgcaAGATTTTCCCCACAATTTCTAGTACAATCTCCTATTTTCTCAAAAGCAATAATATCATAAATCTGTCTAAACTTGaccaaaatatattctttttgtttATCCTTCtccaaatataatttaaatttagcTAAGAACCTACCCAACTAGACCAAGAAAGGCCCTTGAGTGACTTTGGGAACAGATAATTCACTTTTCTTCTAGCACAAATAACACACTTaccaaaccaaaaaataaaaataaaaaaatagcaGCAAATCAAACAATTTGAACTAGAaagagaagatatatagatatacctGTGATCCATTAACATTGAGCTTCTTAATGGCAACAACAATTGAATCACCCTGGCCATCAGGGGGCTTGATTGAACCCTTATACACTTTCCCAAAACCTCCCTCTCCAACCTTCAACAGCCTGTTAAAGTTACATGTAGCTTCTCTAAGctcagagagagagaaaacccTCAAATGTTGCCCTTTCTCTCTGTACATTTCCCTTATGCTTTTTGGTTTACTGCCTTTGCTTCTTGCCCCAGAAGTTTGTTGTTTAGTTCTGCTTTTCTTCAACTCTGGTGCTGATTCCTTGGACTTTAACTTGTCTTTGAATATGCAAAAACACTTCATTTTCTAGTTCTCACAAGTTGTTTTCTTGCCAAGAAATGCTGATGATTCAATAATTGTATGGAGACATACAGAAAGAACCAAGAACCAATCCTTTTTATAGAATTGTATGTAATTGATGGTCATGTGTCCCTTTTTGGATAATTGCTCTTGGACCCTCTAAAGTTTCTGGTACTATCACTTGGATACTCTCTTAGTTTCAAAATTACACTTTCTCCCATGGATTCTTGTAAATCCTATAAATATGTAGAGTAGCCTAAAAAGATCAAatctttccttctttttttttggtgtaaaaaatgaaatatctCGCTCTGCAATCTCATACTCCAATTCTACATAAATTGTAAAGAAGTTAAATCATTGTGACTTAGCAGTTCCTTAGATGGGAGGATCATTCGTGCATATAAAGCGCTATCCCCACAAGAGGGTAAAACTCATATACTATGATTGAGAAAAATATGCTAAAGatgaataatgtttttttttttcttaatactaCCTCTTAGCGTTCACCTCTCGATGTGACTTGGTCGACCTCACCTaacattaaaaaatgaatatactttttaattaaatattagaaaacaattatatcaaaaaaaatattagaaaacaattaaatattatcaCGTAAGGATATAAATTTAGTAAcgtaatataacattactatGCAAAAGATATTGGTAGAGTTTCATGcacaaattaattatatggtattaattaatttgaattttttaaaaataaacaataacaataagaaATTTTCTTGCTACTTTGTGCAATCTGTAAAACGAGAGGTTCAAGTGAAACTAACATAAATCTTAATTAATAAGGTGAAGTTTA encodes:
- the LOC116030470 gene encoding poly(U)-specific endoribonuclease-B-like gives rise to the protein MEGLVKGLINVAFGDGEDDRNDDRRNAETRDERSRSTWAEVVSGEQDNDEFSSDRRQGYRREDDYGQHRERYEGSSQEGYGQHSERYGYSRQEDDGRSHWNEKVEQESSDGWETVQKKHPKRQQKVHMDHWDNYKKPADEQDYSNEVEYGVDLEPSREELADLSKACNKLWELDLNRLVPGRDYEIDVGEGKKVHQKQDMAEGNLFSWLSEDVLQKPTYSRFCALLDNYNPREGYKENVTTQEQQEQLAFIEEISRTAPIKYLHKYLSAKRMVSENYQEFKRMLKSLWFDLYGRGGTSGSSSAFEHVFVGEIKQRGEEEVSGFHNWLQFYLEEAKGNVDYQGYIFPRRRGEIPDSETQLLTIQFEWNGVLKSVSSTLVGVSPEFELAIYTLCFFAGGQENHVELGPYSVNIKCYHLGDNIGSAFPVAEC
- the LOC116028637 gene encoding probable serine/threonine-protein kinase PBL19, which produces MKCFCIFKDKLKSKESAPELKKSRTKQQTSGARSKGSKPKSIREMYREKGQHLRVFSLSELREATCNFNRLLKVGEGGFGKVYKGSIKPPDGQGDSIVVAIKKLNVNGSQGHKQWVAEVQFLGVVEHPNLVKLLGYCGIDGRNGIQRLLVYEYMPNRSLEDHLFSNSMPTISWRTRLNIILGAAQGIAYLHEGLDVKVIYRDFKTSNVLLDKDFNAKLSDFGLAREGPTGDKSHVSTAPIGTMGYTAPEYIETGHLSVKTDVWSFGVVLYEIITGRRAMERNRPSSEQKLLEWVKQYPADSSRFSVIIDSRLRNQHSLKAARRIAKLADSCLNKDARDRPTMSHVVEILKQVIDDSELETSKASG